The sequence CCACCCACACCCAATCCGACTTGGGAAACCCCAATTCGGATTGGGTATCAGCCAAACTCGGGGACCGCACCCAGCTTGCGAACCGCCACCGATACCTCCATCCCCAGATAGTCGCCCGCATCGCCAAACCACGACCCCGAGAGCGGGATCGCCTGTCCGGGGTGACGGGCGATCGCTACCGCAATTAAATCAAACCCCTCGGTAATGCGGTTGGTGGGGTCGTAGACCAGCCAGCCAGCCCCCGGCAGATATACCTGCAACCAGGCGTGGGTAGCCCCAGAGCCGGTCATGCCCACATCTCCCCCATCCAGGGCCGAGTCATAGAGATAGCCCGACACAAACCGACAGGCTAACCCGAGCCGTCGCAGGGTTTCCATCATCAGCCAGGCGTAGTCGCGGCAGGTGCCCGATCGCTGGCGCAGGGTTTCTCCTGGTGGCTGGGTGCCCTCTTCCTCCCGCGATCGGTAGGTAAACGTGTCACGAATGGTGTTCATAATTCGCCCCAGCACATCGCTGGTCAGATCCATATCGCCAGCGACAAAGCTCTTGGCCCAGGCCGCCACCGAACCGTCCGGGTCTTCGGCGTGGGGCCGCAGATACACCGCCAAATCAGTCCACTCGTCGGGCGTGTACTGCACCGGCACCCGCGTCGCCCTAGGGTCGAGGGGAAAGTCATTAATGCCTCGGGTGCCAAAGTGCTCGCCCTGAAACCGACAGGTAAAGGTCAGTTCCTGGGCGGGTTCTTTGAGGCCAATCACCGCCACGTTGTTCGACAGGGTATCGCTCACCCAGTGCACTTCAGCCGGCACATTGACAGTGATCGAGTAGCCCAGCAGCCGCCCACTATAGTTGCCCCGCGGTAAAAATATCGCCCGATGGGTACCAAAGGTCACCGGTTTGGCATAGCGGTAGGTGGTGATATGCTCTACTTCATAAACAACCGACATAGCGACAGTCCTAAAAGGGGGCTTTGTCCGTTGTACTACGGCTGGCCAGTCTAGAATAGGCCCATTGCGGTTCTTTAATTGCGATGCCACCCCCTGAAGCCAGCCCAGATTTGGAGCCTTCTGCCGCCACCTCCGATATCTCCAATCTTTATGAGTCAGATTTCTACGCCTGGGTACAGCAACAGGCTAGCTTTCTACGTGCCCAACAGTGGCACCATATCGATTTACCTAACTTGATCGAGGAAATTGAATCGTTGGGCAAACAGCAGCGCCAGGAGCTTCGCAGTCGGCTCAGCGTTTTGCTCGCTCACCTCCTGAACTGGCATTTTCAACCTCAACACCGCAGCCGCAGTTGGCTAGCCACATTACGGGTCCAGCGCCGCGACATTTTACGCTTACTCAATGAAAACCCCAGCCTCAAACCCGATCTGGAAGAGGCATTGACCGAAGCCTACGCGAACAGTAGGGATTTGGCGATGGGTGAAACTAACCTACCCGAGGCTACGTTCCCGCTACATTGCCCCTATTGCTTGGCCGACATTTTTGCAGAGGATTTTTATCCTGGCGAACCTAGTGATTTGTTAAATGACTAGGGGTTCAAGCTCAGAACCTCATAAATTGCCTGGGTAATCTGCTTGAGCTGCTCTGGCTCCACAATATAGGGCGGCATCGTATAGACCAGGCGACCAAAGGGGCGTAGCCATACTCCCTGGGCAACAAACTGGGGCTGCACCACGGCCAGATCCACGGGTTCGTGCAGTTCGACCACACCGATCGCGCCCAGCACCCGCACATCCTTCACCGCTGGCAAGTCGCGACAGGGGGCTAGCTCCCGCTTGAGCTGGGCTTCTATGGCAAATATCTTGGTGGCCCAGTCGTAGCTCTCTAGCAGAGTCAAATTCTCTAGCGCCACCGCGCAGGCCAGTGGGTTGCCCATAAAGGTAGGACCGTGCATAAACACCCCCGCCTCGCCCTGGGCAAAGGTTTCGCTAATATGGGTCGTTGTCAGCGTGGCCGCCAGCGACATGAAGCCGCCGGTCAGGGCCTTGCCAACACAGAGAATGTCGGGGCTAATGTCAGCGTACTGGCAGGCGAAGAGCTTACCCGTACGGCCAAAGCCTGTGGCAATTTCATCGAGAATCAACAGCACGCCATACTCGTCGCATAGTTCCCGCGCCCGCCGCACATACGGGGGGCTATAGAACCGCATACCCCCTGCCCCCTGCACCACGGGTTCAAGAATAGCAGCGGCAATCTCCCCGTGGTAACGCTCTAGAATAGCCTCAAAGCTGGCAATGTCCCCGTCTTCCCAGACCCCCTCAAAGGGAATTTGGGGGGCATCGGCAAAGTACTGCTCCACCAGGCTATGGCGAAACAGATGGTGCATGCCATTCACCGGGTCACACACCGCCATGGCCGCAAAGGTATCACCGTGGTAGCCGTGGCGAATGGTCAGAAAGTGCTGCTTTTGGGTCTCCCCTCGGTTGTACCAGTACTGAATCGCCATTTTCATGGCAACCTCTACCGCCACCGAGCCAGAATCGCAGAAAAACACGTGCTGCAAGGGAGCCGGTGTCATCTGCACCAGTTTTTGGGCCAACTGCACGGCGGGTTGATGGGTCAGTCCACCAAACATCACATGGCTCATGCGCCCCATTTGCGCCTGAGCCGCCTGGTTCAGCCGAGGATGGTTGTAGCCATGAATGCAGGCCCACCACGATGACATACCGTCGACCAGGCGATCGCCCGTTTCTAGCTCTAGGTAAACGCCCTGGGCCGACTTCACCGCAAACACCGGCCCCGTGCCCGGCATGGCAGCATAGGGGTGCCAGACATGGCGGCGATCGAGCGCCATCAGTTGATCAATCGGCAGCGTATCCATCACGGTAGGGTGCACTCGCGCAGCAGTGCGTCGTAGACAACCTAGGCCAAAAACCCGTCAACGTATTCTAAATAGGTCTCCGGGTCCTCCAGCATCGGGAAATGCCCCGTATTTTTTACCAGAGCGTAGTCAATTTTTGGATTTAAATCCGCTGCCGTGCGCCCCAGCTCTGCCGGGGTAATTTTGTCGAATTCACCCGCAACCAGCAGGGTAGGAACGCTGATTTTGGCAAACTCCACCGGCATCACTTCCGTCGCTTTCTTGCTGACTGAGGTAAAAATTGTGCCCAAGGCCGTAGCATAATCGGCATTTAAGAAATCGTCTAGAAAAGCCACCTTCTCGGCGGCAGGAATGGGGCGGCTGAGGAACCGAGCCATAAAGAAGCGGGGCGCTAGGGGCAGCTTGCCCAGCCACTTGGGTCGAAAGGCAACTACGTAGCCGCCAAATTTGTAGAACGCTTCAAAGGCCGCTTTGTCGTACTCAAAAATGCCGTTGCAGGTCAAAATGACGCGATCGCAGCGCTCTGGATACTGATTCACAAAGTACACCGCCACCGATGCCCCCATGGAATGAGCATTGATCGACACCTGCGGCAGGTTTAGCGCCGTGAGCAGGTCGGCCAAATCGTCGGCATAGGTCTCTAGCTCGTAGCCCCGCGCCGCTACCGCATCCTGCTGGTCGGGGGCAATGGTGGATCGCCCAAACCCCCGCATGTCGTAGAGCAAACAGTCGTAGCGATCGCTCAACGCCGCCGCCGTGCTCCGCCAATAGCGGGCCGACCCAGCCCAGCCGTGGATAAACACCATCACTGGCTTAGGAGAAGCCGGGTCGCGGGGCAGATCGCTACTGACCCACTCGTAGTAGTGGTTGACCTGACGAATCTCAACGTAGGGCATGGCTACGCAGACTCAGGCTTAGGCATCGACGATGGGTGCAGCAGCAGGTCGGCGGTCGACCGTTGCTCAACCATTTCGCGGGTAATCGTGCAACGTTTGAGGTCTTTGCGCGAGGGCAGCTCATACATAATGTCGAGCATCAGTTCTTCGATAATGCCGCGCAGGGCGCGCGCACCGGTCTTGCGACGGTAGGCCTCTCGGGCGATCGCCCGCAGCGCATCCGACTTAAACTCTAGCTGCACATTGTCCATCAGCATCAGCTTTTGGAACTGCTTCACCAGGGCATTCTTGGGCTCAGTCAAGATCGCCATCAGCGATTCTTCGTCGAGGGGTTCTAGCACCGAGGTCGCCGGAATTCGGCCAATAAAC is a genomic window of Nodosilinea sp. E11 containing:
- a CDS encoding transglutaminase family protein, with amino-acid sequence MSVVYEVEHITTYRYAKPVTFGTHRAIFLPRGNYSGRLLGYSITVNVPAEVHWVSDTLSNNVAVIGLKEPAQELTFTCRFQGEHFGTRGINDFPLDPRATRVPVQYTPDEWTDLAVYLRPHAEDPDGSVAAWAKSFVAGDMDLTSDVLGRIMNTIRDTFTYRSREEEGTQPPGETLRQRSGTCRDYAWLMMETLRRLGLACRFVSGYLYDSALDGGDVGMTGSGATHAWLQVYLPGAGWLVYDPTNRITEGFDLIAVAIARHPGQAIPLSGSWFGDAGDYLGMEVSVAVRKLGAVPEFG
- a CDS encoding DUF29 domain-containing protein; this translates as MPPPEASPDLEPSAATSDISNLYESDFYAWVQQQASFLRAQQWHHIDLPNLIEEIESLGKQQRQELRSRLSVLLAHLLNWHFQPQHRSRSWLATLRVQRRDILRLLNENPSLKPDLEEALTEAYANSRDLAMGETNLPEATFPLHCPYCLADIFAEDFYPGEPSDLLND
- the bioA gene encoding adenosylmethionine--8-amino-7-oxononanoate transaminase, with the translated sequence MDTLPIDQLMALDRRHVWHPYAAMPGTGPVFAVKSAQGVYLELETGDRLVDGMSSWWACIHGYNHPRLNQAAQAQMGRMSHVMFGGLTHQPAVQLAQKLVQMTPAPLQHVFFCDSGSVAVEVAMKMAIQYWYNRGETQKQHFLTIRHGYHGDTFAAMAVCDPVNGMHHLFRHSLVEQYFADAPQIPFEGVWEDGDIASFEAILERYHGEIAAAILEPVVQGAGGMRFYSPPYVRRARELCDEYGVLLILDEIATGFGRTGKLFACQYADISPDILCVGKALTGGFMSLAATLTTTHISETFAQGEAGVFMHGPTFMGNPLACAVALENLTLLESYDWATKIFAIEAQLKRELAPCRDLPAVKDVRVLGAIGVVELHEPVDLAVVQPQFVAQGVWLRPFGRLVYTMPPYIVEPEQLKQITQAIYEVLSLNP
- a CDS encoding alpha/beta hydrolase codes for the protein MPYVEIRQVNHYYEWVSSDLPRDPASPKPVMVFIHGWAGSARYWRSTAAALSDRYDCLLYDMRGFGRSTIAPDQQDAVAARGYELETYADDLADLLTALNLPQVSINAHSMGASVAVYFVNQYPERCDRVILTCNGIFEYDKAAFEAFYKFGGYVVAFRPKWLGKLPLAPRFFMARFLSRPIPAAEKVAFLDDFLNADYATALGTIFTSVSKKATEVMPVEFAKISVPTLLVAGEFDKITPAELGRTAADLNPKIDYALVKNTGHFPMLEDPETYLEYVDGFLA